Proteins from a single region of Sebastes umbrosus isolate fSebUmb1 chromosome 8, fSebUmb1.pri, whole genome shotgun sequence:
- the wdr54 gene encoding WD repeat-containing protein 54, producing MYHKEKSIQIKNSASSLYNNLGVLRIAPRRLTYFTVVHANVVNMVSASWDGLNYSHRQLQSKEPNVATSTSLIMQAAFCALPSRELLVVTSQKGIQMYESDGSMMVYWHALDTPETPTAQAVFARGISAVCESYICVGVSSGAILVFDVPSKGSNITLSEVLDGHKESITDMASECGGSEVCIADMVSADDGGNLCVWKSGEEFVFLNHIPGFNVSCSSVKLWKGTLVAGYGTGQIRLYEAVTGILHAEVNAHARWIYSLDIAPYSGLLLSAAEDSLVRVWHLTMTPESHNVEISHLHNECVTDTQICGAKFCDGDGYAFAVTGYDLSEIIRYTQS from the exons ATGTATCACAAGGAGAAGAGCATCCAGATCAAGAACAGCGCCTCGTCGCTGTACAACAACCTGGGCGTGCTGCGCATCGCCCCGCGGCGCCTCACCTACTTCACGGTGGTCCACGCCAACGTGGTGAACATGGTCAGCGCGTCCTGGGACGGACTCAACTACTCCCACCGACAGCTGCAGTCCAAGGAGCCCAATGTGGCCACAAGCACGTCGCTCATCATGCAG GCTGCATTTTGTGCTCTGCCCTCTCGTGAGCTGCTAGTTGTGACCTCTCAGAAAGGCATTCAG ATGTATGAATCTGATGGCTCCATGATGGTGTACTGGCATGCACTGGATACTCCGGAAACACCTACAG CTCAGGCCGTGTTTGCTCGGGGGATATCAGCAGTGTGTGAGAGTTACATATGTGTGG gcgTTTCATCCGGTGCAATTCTAGTATTTGATGTTCCCAGTAAAGGCAGTAATATCACCCTGTCGGAGGTCCTGGACGGGCACAAGGAGTCCATCACTGACATGGCCTCGGAGTGCGGTGGCAGCGAG GTGTGCATAGCTGATATGGTCAGTGCAGATGATGGGGGCaacctgtgtgtgtggaagtCTGGGGAGGAATTTGTGTTTCTCAACCACATCCCCGGCTTTAA TGTGAGCTGCTCATCCGTCAAGTTATGGAAAGGAACATTGGTGGCCGGTTACGGCACGGGCCAGATTCGTCTCTATGAGGCAGTGACGGGAATCCTGCATGCCGAGGTCAACGCCCACGCTCGCTGGATATACTCACTGGACATTGCTCCTTATTCTGGGCTg CTTCTGTCTGCTGCCGAGGACTCGCTGGTCCGGGTGTGGCACCTGACAATGACCCCAGAGAGCCACAACGTGGAG ATTTCCCATTTGCACAACGAGTGTGTGACGGACACACAAATCTGTGGAGCCAAGTTCTGTGACGGCGATGGTTATGCCTTTGCGGTGACGGGCTATGACCTGAGTGAGATTATCCGTTACACACAGTCGTAG
- the LOC119493674 gene encoding uncharacterized protein LOC119493674 — protein sequence MPRSATNSRADKRGHRSSVQLYTPPTPDSEEEDIIPGRLTHSQWTDMLIQEDADEAVGEIMEELLSKVMEGCFKVYIKRQLAPFSASWAKSYFTQILERQILCPDEGELPEEASKTEDSEPMPATSDAWINGCVPVVNANPQPHPAEQQEADIDQVPVQTEPRVNQQSNVMAQTNSSPTQSEKVTSPRRSVSYERYKVLSPRPPPKIDLKKKQHVNLPPKLIPGKFLPPLSCSVEKKHVDAKGKDRTHSVSNHTTGSSYQQKHYQHIPRLDHSSLPRHSISPQYEIVDNSYTKPNTKKPSGLSKLDPRYSKQQTERTVTSPKQLTSSKDQPTKFQRRNEADIWLKKLSPSRHRKDGLAFSGPLRLDTMVLAKGVSVLDPQAVEMNPHTCNPPTQSAKLRLIRSDAAVPLFSVDQVTAGPPPQVTPLFQSKNCDN from the exons ATGCCCCGCTCTGCAACCAACTCCCGAGCTGACAAGCGAGGACATAGGTCTTCTGTCCAATTGTACACACCTCCAACGCCGGACTCGGAAGAGGAAGATATTATCCCTGGTCGCTTAACTCACTCCCAATGGACGGACATGTTGATCCAGGAGGATGCGGATGAGGCAGTGGGGGAGATCATGGAAGAACTGTTGAGCAAGGTCATGGAAGGCTGTTTCAAAGTGTACATTAAAAGACAG CTAGCACCTTTCTCCGCATCCTGGGCCAAGAGCTACTTCACACAGATTCTAGAGCGGCAAATCTTGTGCCCAGATGAAGGAGAACTACCAGAGGAAGCATCTAAAACAGAAGACTCAGAGCCTATGCCAGCAACTTCAGATGCCTGGATTAACGGATGTGTGCCTGTTGTAAATGCTAACCCTCAACCTCACCCTGCAGAACAACAG GAGGCTGACATTGACCAGGTCCCAGTACAAACAGAGCCAAGAGTCAACCAGCAATCTAATGTTATGGCCCAAACAAACAGCTCTCCAACGCAATCTGAAAAGGTAACAAGTCCCAGGAGATCGGTCAGTTACGAGCGCTATAAAGTGCTTAGTCCTCGCCCCCCACCAAAAATTGATCTAAAGAAAAAGCAGCATGTTAATTTACCTCCCAAGCTGATTCCAGGCAAATTTCTGCCTCCCCTGTCCTGTTCAGTAGAAAAAAAGCATGTGGATGCAAAGGGTAAGGATCGGACACATTCTGTTTCTAACCACACGACTGGATCATCATATCAGCAGAAGCACTACCAACATATACCAAGGCTTGATCACTCCAGCCTGCCTCGAcacagcatctctcctcagtatgAGATCGTGGATAACAGCTACACAAAACCCAACACCAAGAAACCAAGTGGACTATCCAAACTAGACCCAAGATATAGCAAGCAGCAAACTGAGAGGACAGTAACCTCACCGAAGCAACTAACCAGCTCCAAGGATCAACCGACAAAGTTTCAGAGGAGAAATGAGGCCGATATCTGGCTGAAGAAATTGTCTCCCTCTAGACATAGAAAGGATGGGTTGGCGTTCTCTGGGCCTCTGAGGCTGGACACAATGGTTTTGGCCAAGGGTGTTTCTGTCTTGGATCCCCAGGCAGTTGAAATGAACCCTCATACTTGTAACCCTCCTACCCAGTCTGCCAAGCTGAGGCTGATACGAAGTGATGCAGCTGTGCCactgttttctgttgatcagGTTACCGCAGGTCCACCACCTCAGGTCACCCCATTGTTTCAGTCCAAGAACTGTGACAACTGA
- the LOC119493145 gene encoding E3 SUMO-protein ligase ZBED1-like — MKRAGRRRSSVWDCFEQVGSFVRCMKCDATLKYCGGATSSMMNHMSRHHQPCAAPSDEDEKPVICTVQQQQQQCMEEESAANSDIMQVAIMSPNVNTSSLPERDYGERKRLKRSSVWDVFIKVDDEVHCTICDTKLKYRSSTTSMMYHIKNKHQDPVPSEGVPVATHTEVTELIARMVEKDMLPISVINGDGFRELIAYTVHNYKMPSAGDITRLIEGHFHEKVEELVVQLGRVEKLALTVDFWTALPFQRYITVFCSFITEDWQGRSAVLQTHKLPSDSHTTADGVTERLLNTVQTWGIGGKVTACVHNNIQGALSHHNACVRVTWDYATCFATTLQQAVTDGLSEDLVRIIAAAGKLVKHFNHSLLASAALEQKQVQMCLPQHKLVQSSKARWDTICDMFERLLEQRWAIKAVLSDRTITNRQEAQILEIEDDFWQIIENFTPVLATLKWATTVISAETEVSISNIYPITFSLIQTHLVPKDNDVEQVSEFKLKVQKSLRSHMEVDSNDLASKPALIASMLDPRHKHLSFLTPTGRLAAKVKLHELVSKLDVITTIVGPKDEQQEMLITPDISQVAMPSQLRSDTKNTMMLLLGDNYSSSYATDSEAQVDYYLRDIAPSLDINPLDWWKVNGPRFPKLATLARHYLCVPGVSLPSLLSEGGQTFATMRTRLSPEHVDMMIFVNRNA; from the exons ATGAAGCGTGCTGGGAGGAGACGGAGCTCCGTGTGGGACTGCTTCGAGCAAGTGGGCAGCTTCGTCCGCTGCATGAAATGCGACGCCACGTTGAAGTACTGCGGCGGAGCCACCAGCTCCATGATGAACCACATGAGCAGACACCATCAACCCTGCGCTGCACCGTCGGACGAAGACGAGAAGCCGGTGATCTGCaccgtgcagcagcagcagcagcagtgcatggaggaggagagtgcaGCTAATTCAGACATCATGCAGGTTGCGATAATGTCACCAAACGTGAACACTAGTAGCCTTCCTGAGCGGGATTACGGGGAGAGGAAGCGCCTgaagaggagctcagtgtgggACGTCTTCATCAAAGTGGACGATGAAGTGCACTGCACGATATGCGACACCAAGCTGAAGTACAGGAGCAGCACCACCAGCATGATGTACCACATCAAGAACAAGCACCAGGACCCGGTGCCCAGTGAGGGCGTGCCTGTGGCGACGCACACTGAAGTGACTGAGCTCATCGCCAGGATGGTAGAGAAGGACATGCTGCCCATCAGTGTCATTAATGGTGATGGGTTTCGTGAGCTCATTGCATACACTGTGCATAATTATAAAATGCCATCTGCTGGTGATATTACGCGCCTTATTGAAGGGCATTTCcacgagaaggtggaggagCTTGTGGTGCAGCTGGGTAGAGTGGAGAAACTGGCTCTCACTGTTGACTTCTGGACAGCCCTGCCGTTTCAGAGGTACATCACAGTCTTCTGCTCTTTCATCACAGAGGACTGGCAGGGGAGGTCGGCCGTGCTGCAGACGCACAAGCTGCCATCGGACAGCCACACTACTGCGGACGGTGTCACGGAGAGGCTTCTTAACACCGTGCAGACCTGGGGCATTGGTGGGAAGGTCACCGCGTGTGTTCATAACAACATACAGGGCGCCCTGTCACACCACAACGCGTGTGTCCGTGTCACCTGGGACTACGCCACTTGCTTCGCCACTACGTTGCAGCAAGCGGTCACCGACGGGCTGAGCGAGGATCTGGTCCGCATCATCGCCGCTGCGGGGAAACTGGTCAAGCACTTCAATCACAGCTTGCTGGCGAGCGCGGCCTTGGAGCAGAAGCAAGTTCAGATGTGCCTGCCGCAGCACAAGCTCGTCCAGTCGAGCAAAGCCAGATGGGACACGATCTGCGATATGTTCGAGCGGTTGCTCGAGCAACGGTGGGCGATTAAAGCCGTGCTCTCCGATCGCACGATCACCAACAGACAGGAAGCCCAAATCCTCGAGATCGAAGACGACTTCTGGCAAATAATTGAGAACTTCACACCCGTGCTGGCGACGCTGAAATGGGCAACGACGGTCATATCGGCTGAAACGGAAGTTTCCATTTCCAACATCTACCCGATCACGTTCAGTCTCATTCAGACCCACCTCGTGCCGAAAGACAATGACGTTGAACAAGTCTCCGAGTTCAAGCTGAAAGTTCAGAAGTCACTTAGAAGTCACATGGAG GTTGATTCTAATGACCTGGCCTCCAAACCAGCTCTGATTGCCTCGATGCTGGACCCTCGCCACAAACATCTCAGCTTCCTGACGCCGACGGGGAGACTGGCTGCGAAGGTCAAACTGCACGAACTGGTTTCAAAATTAGATGTGATAACTACTATTGTGGGCCCGAAGGATGAACAGCAGGAGATGCTGATCACACCTGATATTAGCCAGGTGGCTATGCCCTCACAACTGAGAAGTGACACCAAGAACACCATGATGCTGCTCCTGGGAGACAACTACAGTTCCTCCTATGCCACGGACTCCGAGGCTCAGGTAGATTACTACCTGAGAGACATTGCTCCCTCATTGGACATAAACCCTCTGGACTGGTGGAAGGTGAATGGACCAAGGTTCCCCAAACTGGCCACTCTGGCGAGACACTATTTGTGTGTACCTGGGGTATCACTGCCATCTTTATTGTCAGAGGGCGGACAAACATTTGCAACCATGCGTACGAGGCTGAGCCCGGAGCATGTTGACATGATGATCTTTGTAAACAGAAATGCATAA